A window of Ictidomys tridecemlineatus isolate mIctTri1 chromosome 1, mIctTri1.hap1, whole genome shotgun sequence contains these coding sequences:
- the Tmed9 gene encoding transmembrane emp24 domain-containing protein 9 — protein sequence MVAEVGMRVFGIRPGTGLVSMMRTLLLLLWFAARGSTLYFHIGETEKKCFIEEIPDETMVIGNYRTQLYDKQREEYQPATPGLGMFVEVKDPEDKVILARQYGSEGRFTFTSHTPGEHQICLHSNSTKFSLFAGGMLRVHLDIQVGEHANDYAEIAAKDKLSELQLRVRQLVEQVEQIQKEQNYQRWREERFRQTSESTNQRVLWWSILQTLILVAIGVWQMRHLKSFFEAKKLV from the exons ATGGTTGCGGAGGTTGGCATGCGGGTCTTTGGGATCCGACCCGGAACCGGGCTGGTTAGCATGATGCGGACCCTTCTACTGCTACTGTGGTTTGCGGCCCGCGGGAGTACGCTCTACTTCCACATCGGGGAGACAGAGAAGAAGTGCTTTATTGAGGAGATTCCGGACGAGACAATGGTTATAG GAAATTACCGAACACAGCTGTATGACAAGCAGCGCGAGGAGTATCAGCCGGCCACCCCGGGGCTTGGCATGTTTGTGGAGGTGAAGGATCCAGAGGACAAG gTCATCCTGGCCCGTCAGTATGGCTCCGAGGGCAGGTTCACTTTTACCTCTCATACCCCTGGTGAACACCAGATTTGTCTTCACTCAAATTCCACCAAGTTCTCCCTCTTTGCTGGAGGCATGCTG AGAGTTCATCTTGACATTCAGGTGGGTGAACATGCCAACGACTATGCAGAAATTGCTGCCAAAGACAAGCTGAGTGAGTTACAGCTGCGTGTGCGACAGCTGGTAGAACAAGTGGAGCAGATTCAGAAAGAGCAGAACTACCAACGG TGGAGAGAGGAGCGCTTCAGGCAGACCAGTGAAAGCACCAACCAGAGGGTGCTGTGGTGGTCCATTTTGCAGACCCTCATCCTCGTGGCCATTGGTGTCTGGCAGATGAGGCACCTCAAGAGCTTCTTTGAAGCCAAGAAGCTGGTGTAG